One stretch of Mycobacterium riyadhense DNA includes these proteins:
- a CDS encoding PE family protein: protein MSFVVVSPQVVVAAAADLSVLGSTISAASAAAASATTAVASAAQDEVSAAIAGLFSEHGRDYQVLAGRVAGFHEQFSAVLAASAGGYAGAEASAAQGLLDAVNASSVAVTGRALIGNGANGASGGVGQAGGDGGWLFGSGGNGGSSSDAGTPGGAGGSAGLIGNGGAGGTGGGGGVGGAGGRGGWVWGSGGTGGAGGSSTAVGGTGGMGGAGGATGLIGHGGAGGVGGAGLSGHGGDGAAGGRGGWLIGDGGAGGAGGAGDPLSGTGGGGGGGGSASVLGAGGGGGQGGSGGHSGGAGGGAGDGGLVYGSGGAGGAGGTAAATAGTGGAGGLGGNTGLFGAGGAGGAGGGNAGGDGGHGGGGGRGGWLYGSGGAGGAGGAGNGVDGVGGSGGSGGAAVLIGSGGAGGVGGGYGGDGGRGGDAGLLIGNGGNGGVGAAGYDGTTGASGGAGGDGANGGAGGAGGAAGVIGLGGHGGAGGTGGAGGTGGDASTAGGAGGDGGTGGTGGAGGAGGKALIGIAGNGGVAGNGGSGGAGGTGGAGASSAGGTGGNGGAGGAAGAGGAAGAGWGAHTGTTGTGGQGGAGGDGGTGDNGAAGAAAATGAPGYNGGAGGTGGAGGAAGAGGTNGNGGQGGNGGAGGVGGGGGAGNNSNGGAGGDGGDGGAAGAGGAAGSGAGSAGVAGNAGVGGQGGAGGDGGTGDNGAAGAAAATGGDGYAGGAGGNGGAGGAAGAGGTNGNGGQGGNGATGGVGGAGGAGNNSDGGNGGTGGDGGAAGAGGAAGTGAGSAGVAGNAGVGGQGGAGGDGGTGDNGAAGATAATGGDGYAGGAGGTGGAGGAAGAGGTNGNGGQGGNGATGGVGGAGGTGANSDGGNGGNGGVGGAGGNGGAAGAGTGSAGLAGNAGVGGDGGAGGKGGIGDDNTTPGGAGYTGGAGGAGGAGGAGGNSAAGGINGSGGNGGAGGVGGNAGNAADGDTTGAGAGGAGGAGGVGGDAGAAGTGGTGGVAGVAGAGGTGGNGGNGGSGYPDSYTGGAGGGGGAGGAGGTAGAGGTNGAGGHGGNGGDGGQGGAATAGNTGGYGGQGGAGGGGGDAGAGVGAGANGGNGGNGGTGGQGANGGDGSATAGGDGGHGGTGGDAGIGGTASGAATAGSAGVGGNGGAGGNGGTGDAGSDGATGTTGGDGFNGGAGGTGGDGGAANGGTAGNGGAGGNGAKAGNGGTGGNGTDGSSSTSGVGGDGTAGGNGGNGGTGGAAGAGGAAGSGNGGTTGTNGTAGDGGTGGKGGTGGTGGTGADGSLAGFDGGTGGTGGAGGHGGAGGAGINGSGGGTGGAGGNAGAGGNGGQGGIGLGTGPGGTGGTGGQGGNGGTGGAGTDGGNGGTGGAGSDGGSGGTGGAGAGAFADGGKGGTGGTGGSGGDGGAGNGGGVDGDAGTSATGGAGGNGGTASGGKGGDGGDGGDGGDGATSSGSGNASDGGTGGNGGDGGAGNIAGTGGTGGNGGTGGTSSGSGNAGNGGNGGTGGTGAAAALSGDGGNGGNGGAGGNATGSGNGGNGGNGGNGAAGVDGASAGAPGGNGGNGGAAGAAGTATGGGANGAAGTGGTGGDGGNGAAGDNGTDAASGTGDNGTDGTAGGNGGNGGTGGAGNGGTAGNGGKGGNGGKGGTGGKGGTGTDGSSTTGGTGGNGNTGGNGGNGGTGGNAGAGGAAGTGSGGSSGANGTGGTGGTGGNGANGGNGGNGAGGALTGWNGGDGGAGGDAGGGGNGGAGINGTGGGTAGNGGTAGNGGTGGNGGPSGVLSAGGNGGAGGNGGAGGEGGNGVDGGGGGTGGTGGTGGSGGTGGNGDSIGGVGGTGGSGGQGGGGGAANGGGNGGSAGDGGGGGTGGLGGSEGQGTGGAGGAGGTGGAAGKGGSATGGGVGGDGGNGGQGGGGGNGGMSDLNPGGNGGNGADGGTGGDGGDGGGGGGGGDGGGGGTGGQGGTGTSSGSAGSDGTTGANGAHGS, encoded by the coding sequence ATGTCGTTTGTGGTGGTGTCCCCGCAGGTGGTGGTGGCGGCGGCGGCGGATTTGTCGGTGTTGGGGTCGACGATCAGCGCGGCCAGCGCGGCGGCGGCAAGCGCGACGACAGCGGTGGCCAGTGCGGCACAGGATGAGGTGTCGGCGGCGATCGCGGGGTTGTTTTCTGAGCATGGGCGCGATTATCAGGTGTTGGCGGGGCGGGTGGCGGGGTTTCATGAGCAGTTCAGCGCGGTGTTGGCCGCCAGCGCGGGGGGGTATGCGGGCGCGGAGGCTTCCGCGGCGCAAGGCCTGCTGGATGCGGTGAACGCCTCGAGTGTGGCGGTGACGGGGCGGGCGTTGATCGGCAACGGCGCCAACGGGGCCAGTGGTGGGGTGGGTCAGGCCGGTGGTGATGGCGGCTGGTTGTTCGGTAGCGGCGGCAATGGGGGTAGTAGCAGTGATGCGGGCACACCCGGGGGTGCGGGCGGGTCGGCGGGGTTGATCGGTAACGGCGGGGCTGGTGGGACCGGGGGGGGCGGCGGGGTTGGGGGGGCCGGGGGGCGCGGTGGCTGGGTGTGGGGTTCGGGTGGGACCGGTGGGGCCGGGGGTAGCTCGACGGCGGTGGGGGGCACCGGCGGGATGGGCGGTGCTGGTGGTGCGACCGGGTTGATCGGCCATGGCGGGGCTGGCGGGGTCGGTGGGGCCGGCCTCAGCGGTCACGGCGGGGACGGGGCCGCCGGTGGGCGCGGCGGCTGGCTCATCGGTGACGGCGGGGCCGGCGGGGCCGGCGGGGCCGGCGATCCCCTCAGCGGTACCGGTGGTGGTGGCGGCGGTGGTGGGTCGGCGTCGGTGCTCGGCGCTGGTGGCGGCGGCGGGCAGGGCGGCTCGGGTGGCCACAGCGGCGGTGCTGGTGGTGGGGCAGGTGATGGCGGGCTGGTGTATGGCTCGGGTGGGGCCGGTGGGGCCGGCGGGACCGCCGCCGCGACCGCGGGTACCGGCGGGGCTGGTGGTCTGGGCGGCAACACCGGATTATTCGGAGCCGGTGGGGCTGGTGGGGCCGGGGGCGGCAATGCCGGCGGTGACGGCGGTCACGGTGGGGGCGGCGGCCGCGGCGGGTGGCTCTATGGTTCGGGTGGGGCCGGGGGGGCCGGTGGGGCCGGTAACGGGGTCGATGGTGTCGGCGGGTCCGGCGGGTCCGGCGGGGCCGCCGTCTTGATCGGGTCCGGGGGGGCCGGTGGTGTGGGCGGCGGTTACGGCGGTGACGGCGGCCGCGGCGGCGATGCCGGACTGCTGATCGGTAACGGCGGTAACGGGGGTGTCGGGGCGGCCGGCTACGACGGGACCACCGGGGCTAGCGGCGGGGCCGGTGGTGACGGCGCCAACGGTGGGGCCGGCGGGGCCGGCGGGGCCGCGGGAGTGATCGGGCTGGGCGGCCATGGCGGGGCCGGCGGCACCGGCGGTGCCGGCGGCACCGGCGGCGACGCCTCGACCGCCGGTGGCGCCGGTGGCGACGGCGGTACCGGCGGTACCGGCGGGGCCGGGGGGGCCGGGGGCAAGGCGCTGATCGGGATCGCCGGTAACGGCGGTGTCGCCGGTAACGGCGGCAGCGGCGGTGCCGGTGGGACCGGTGGGGCCGGTGCCAGCAGCGCCGGCGGCACCGGCGGTAACGGCGGGGCCGGCGGGGCCGCGGGTGCTGGGGGTGCGGCCGGGGCCGGCTGGGGCGCCCACACCGGCACCACCGGCACCGGCGGCCAAGGCGGGGCCGGTGGTGACGGCGGGACCGGGGATAACGGTGCGGCCGGCGCGGCCGCGGCCACCGGCGCCCCCGGCTACAACGGTGGGGCCGGCGGTACCGGCGGGGCTGGTGGTGCCGCCGGGGCCGGCGGCACCAACGGTAACGGCGGTCAAGGCGGTAACGGCGGGGCCGGCGGGGTCGGCGGTGGCGGCGGGGCCGGTAACAACAGCAACGGCGGGGCCGGCGGTGACGGCGGTGACGGTGGGGCCGCCGGTGCCGGTGGGGCCGCGGGCAGCGGTGCCGGCAGCGCGGGTGTGGCCGGGAACGCCGGTGTCGGTGGCCAGGGCGGGGCTGGTGGTGATGGCGGGACCGGGGATAACGGCGCGGCCGGCGCGGCCGCGGCCACCGGCGGTGACGGCTACGCGGGTGGGGCCGGCGGTAACGGCGGGGCCGGTGGGGCCGCCGGGGCCGGCGGCACCAACGGTAACGGCGGTCAAGGCGGTAACGGCGCCACCGGCGGGGTCGGCGGTGCCGGCGGGGCCGGCAACAACAGCGACGGCGGAAACGGCGGCACCGGCGGTGACGGCGGGGCCGCCGGCGCTGGTGGGGCGGCCGGTACCGGTGCCGGCAGCGCCGGTGTCGCCGGTAACGCCGGTGTCGGCGGCCAAGGCGGGGCCGGTGGTGATGGCGGGACCGGCGATAACGGCGCGGCCGGGGCCACCGCGGCCACCGGCGGTGACGGCTACGCGGGTGGGGCCGGCGGTACCGGCGGGGCGGGTGGGGCGGCCGGGGCCGGCGGCACCAACGGCAACGGCGGCCAAGGCGGTAACGGCGCCACCGGCGGGGTCGGCGGTGCCGGCGGCACCGGTGCCAACAGCGACGGCGGTAACGGCGGTAACGGCGGGGTTGGCGGGGCCGGCGGTAACGGTGGGGCCGCCGGCGCCGGCACCGGTAGCGCCGGTCTCGCCGGTAACGCCGGTGTCGGCGGTGACGGCGGGGCCGGTGGTAAGGGTGGGATCGGTGATGACAACACCACCCCGGGCGGCGCCGGTTATACCGGTGGGGCCGGTGGGGCCGGCGGGGCCGGCGGGGCCGGCGGCAACAGCGCTGCTGGGGGCATCAACGGCAGCGGCGGGAACGGCGGGGCCGGCGGGGTCGGCGGTAACGCCGGTAACGCCGCCGACGGCGACACCACCGGCGCCGGGGCCGGCGGGGCTGGTGGTGCCGGCGGGGTCGGTGGGGACGCCGGCGCGGCCGGAACCGGCGGCACCGGCGGGGTCGCCGGGGTCGCCGGGGCTGGCGGCACCGGCGGTAACGGCGGTAACGGGGGCAGCGGGTACCCCGACAGCTACACCGGCGGCGCCGGTGGTGGCGGTGGGGCCGGCGGGGCCGGCGGGACCGCCGGCGCCGGCGGCACCAACGGTGCCGGCGGTCACGGCGGTAACGGCGGCGACGGCGGGCAGGGCGGGGCCGCCACCGCGGGCAATACCGGCGGCTACGGCGGCCAAGGCGGCGCCGGTGGCGGCGGTGGTGACGCCGGGGCCGGTGTCGGCGCCGGCGCTAACGGCGGCAACGGCGGCAACGGCGGCACCGGCGGACAGGGCGCCAACGGCGGCGATGGCAGCGCCACCGCCGGCGGCGACGGCGGTCACGGCGGCACCGGAGGCGACGCCGGCATCGGGGGAACCGCCTCCGGTGCGGCCACCGCCGGCAGCGCCGGTGTCGGCGGTAACGGCGGGGCCGGCGGCAACGGCGGGACCGGCGATGCCGGCAGCGACGGCGCCACCGGCACCACCGGCGGTGATGGCTTCAACGGCGGGGCCGGCGGCACCGGCGGCGATGGCGGGGCAGCCAACGGCGGGACCGCCGGCAACGGCGGCGCCGGCGGTAACGGGGCCAAGGCCGGCAACGGCGGCACCGGCGGCAACGGCACCGACGGCAGCAGCTCCACCAGCGGCGTCGGCGGTGACGGCACCGCCGGCGGTAACGGCGGCAACGGCGGCACCGGCGGCGCGGCCGGTGCCGGTGGGGCCGCCGGCAGCGGTAACGGCGGCACCACCGGCACCAACGGCACCGCCGGTGACGGCGGCACCGGCGGCAAAGGCGGCACCGGCGGCACCGGCGGCACCGGCGCCGATGGTTCGCTGGCCGGCTTCGACGGCGGCACCGGCGGCACCGGCGGGGCCGGCGGCCACGGCGGGGCCGGCGGGGCCGGCATCAACGGCAGCGGCGGCGGCACCGGCGGGGCCGGCGGCAACGCCGGCGCCGGCGGCAACGGCGGCCAAGGCGGCATCGGCTTGGGCACGGGCCCCGGCGGCACCGGCGGCACCGGCGGCCAAGGCGGTAACGGCGGGACCGGCGGCGCCGGCACCGACGGAGGCAACGGCGGCACCGGCGGCGCCGGCTCCGACGGGGGTAGCGGCGGCACCGGCGGCGCAGGTGCCGGCGCCTTCGCTGATGGCGGCAAAGGCGGCACCGGCGGCACCGGTGGTAGCGGCGGGGACGGCGGCGCCGGTAACGGCGGCGGGGTCGACGGCGACGCGGGCACCAGCGCCACGGGAGGCGCCGGCGGCAACGGCGGCACCGCCTCAGGCGGTAAGGGCGGCGACGGCGGTGACGGCGGTGATGGCGGTGATGGCGCCACCTCATCCGGCAGCGGCAACGCCAGCGACGGCGGCACCGGAGGTAACGGCGGCGATGGCGGTGCCGGCAACATCGCCGGCACCGGCGGCACCGGCGGCAACGGCGGCACCGGCGGCACCTCATCCGGCAGCGGTAACGCCGGTAACGGCGGCAACGGCGGCACCGGCGGCACCGGCGCCGCTGCTGCCCTGTCCGGTGACGGCGGCAACGGCGGCAACGGCGGGGCCGGCGGCAACGCCACAGGCAGCGGTAACGGCGGCAACGGCGGCAACGGCGGCAACGGCGCCGCCGGCGTCGACGGCGCCAGCGCGGGAGCCCCCGGCGGCAACGGCGGCAACGGCGGTGCCGCCGGGGCCGCCGGCACCGCCACCGGCGGCGGCGCCAACGGTGCTGCAGGCACCGGCGGCACCGGCGGCGACGGAGGCAACGGCGCCGCCGGCGACAACGGCACCGACGCCGCCAGCGGCACCGGCGACAACGGCACCGACGGCACCGCCGGCGGCAACGGCGGCAACGGCGGCACCGGCGGCGCCGGCAACGGCGGAACCGCCGGCAACGGCGGCAAAGGCGGCAACGGCGGCAAAGGCGGCACCGGCGGCAAAGGCGGCACCGGCACCGACGGCAGCAGCACCACCGGCGGCACCGGCGGCAACGGCAACACCGGCGGCAACGGCGGCAACGGCGGCACCGGCGGCAACGCCGGCGCGGGCGGTGCCGCCGGCACCGGTAGCGGTGGCAGCTCCGGCGCTAACGGCACCGGCGGCACCGGCGGCACCGGCGGCAACGGCGCCAACGGCGGAAACGGCGGAAACGGCGCAGGCGGTGCGCTCACTGGCTGGAACGGCGGCGACGGCGGCGCCGGCGGTGATGCCGGCGGCGGCGGCAACGGCGGCGCCGGCATCAACGGCACCGGAGGCGGCACCGCCGGCAACGGCGGGACCGCCGGCAACGGCGGGACCGGCGGCAACGGCGGCCCAAGTGGAGTCCTTTCCGCAGGTGGGAACGGCGGTGCCGGCGGCAACGGCGGCGCCGGCGGCGAAGGAGGAAACGGCGTCGACGGCGGCGGCGGCGGCACCGGCGGCACCGGCGGCACCGGCGGTAGCGGCGGCACCGGCGGCAACGGCGACAGCATTGGCGGGGTCGGCGGCACCGGCGGCAGCGGCGGCCAAGGCGGCGGCGGCGGCGCCGCCAACGGAGGCGGCAACGGCGGCAGCGCTGGGGACGGCGGTGGTGGCGGCACCGGCGGCCTAGGCGGCAGCGAGGGACAGGGTACCGGCGGTGCCGGTGGTGCCGGCGGTACTGGTGGTGCCGCCGGCAAGGGCGGCAGCGCCACCGGAGGCGGGGTCGGCGGTGACGGTGGCAACGGAGGCCAAGGCGGTGGCGGCGGCAACGGCGGCATGTCCGATTTAAACCCGGGCGGCAACGGTGGTAATGGCGCGGACGGCGGCACCGGTGGTGATGGGGGCGACGGCGGCGGCGGTGGCGGCGGCGGCGATGGCGGCGGCGGCGGCACCGGCGGCCAAGGCGGCACCGGCACCAGCAGCGGCAGTGCCGGTAGCGACGGCACCACCGGCGCCAATGGCGCACACGGGTCGTAA
- a CDS encoding transposase has translation MALGCENRQGRFDDAMLLVGDQLPEGSIYRLLAEHGGALFGDDYFADLFKASTRGRPTVPARVVATVMLLQAYEGLSDREACDRLAFDLRWKAAAGLTVGAEAFHPTVLVGMRNRLRKSDRPRRLFDDVNTTAQAAGLLRGRRRVLDSTPLFDAVATQDTVIQLRAAIRKVLSVADRADPALAGAVRQVLTRDDDYASLGKPPCDWDDPKARESLVDALARDAQAALEVLDGRELDGPLAEAAQLLGLVAGQDVEAGEDGVFRIARRVARDRLISTVDVEARHGHKSRARTFDGYKSHLSVDPDEELITNVAITAANTADREVIDELLNEPVAGAPADAESDDDDDDGSDSQNGSGSKGFEVYGDSAYAGGATLDEQTQRGHDMRAKVPPVRNANGYSKDQFRIDLAGRTVTCPADHTVSIRAGVRHPVARFGVLCQSCPLRAECTKSRRGRVISIHPREAALQHAKARQRDPAWQQDYRTYRPVVERKISHFTHRPWGGRRARCRGHKRILTDILARAGAINLARLAALGLHHGAAGWAIA, from the coding sequence GTGGCGTTGGGATGTGAGAATCGGCAGGGCCGGTTCGATGACGCGATGCTTCTGGTGGGTGATCAGTTGCCCGAGGGCAGCATCTATCGGCTGTTGGCCGAGCACGGCGGCGCGCTGTTCGGCGATGACTATTTCGCCGACTTGTTCAAGGCCTCGACGCGGGGCCGCCCGACTGTGCCGGCGCGCGTGGTGGCCACGGTGATGCTGTTGCAGGCCTACGAGGGCTTGTCGGATCGGGAAGCGTGTGACCGGCTGGCTTTCGACTTGCGTTGGAAGGCCGCTGCCGGGTTGACAGTGGGGGCGGAGGCTTTTCACCCCACGGTGCTCGTTGGGATGCGCAACCGGCTGCGGAAGTCCGATCGGCCGCGGCGGTTGTTCGATGACGTCAATACCACCGCCCAAGCGGCCGGGTTGTTACGGGGACGGCGGCGGGTGTTGGATTCCACCCCGTTGTTTGATGCGGTGGCCACTCAGGACACGGTGATCCAGTTGCGGGCCGCGATCCGCAAAGTACTGTCCGTGGCTGACCGGGCCGATCCTGCGTTGGCGGGTGCGGTGCGGCAGGTGCTGACCCGCGACGATGACTACGCCAGCCTGGGTAAGCCGCCGTGCGACTGGGACGACCCGAAAGCCCGAGAGTCGCTGGTGGATGCGCTGGCCCGCGATGCCCAGGCGGCGTTGGAGGTGCTGGATGGCCGCGAGTTGGACGGGCCGCTCGCCGAAGCCGCCCAGCTGCTGGGGTTGGTGGCCGGCCAAGACGTCGAGGCCGGCGAGGATGGGGTGTTTCGTATCGCCCGGCGGGTGGCCCGGGATCGGCTGATCTCCACCGTCGATGTCGAGGCCCGCCACGGGCACAAGTCACGGGCCCGTACCTTCGACGGTTACAAAAGTCACCTCAGTGTGGATCCGGATGAGGAGCTGATCACCAATGTGGCCATCACCGCGGCCAACACCGCCGATCGCGAGGTCATCGACGAGCTGCTGAACGAACCCGTCGCGGGCGCACCTGCCGATGCCGAATCGGACGATGACGATGACGACGGTAGCGACTCACAGAATGGTTCGGGGTCCAAAGGGTTTGAGGTGTATGGGGATTCGGCCTACGCCGGCGGGGCTACGCTGGATGAGCAGACCCAGCGGGGTCATGACATGCGCGCCAAAGTGCCTCCGGTGCGCAACGCCAACGGCTATTCCAAAGACCAGTTCAGGATTGATCTGGCCGGCCGCACCGTCACCTGCCCGGCTGATCACACCGTGAGCATCCGCGCTGGTGTGCGTCACCCCGTGGCGCGCTTCGGTGTGCTGTGTCAGTCGTGTCCGTTGCGGGCGGAGTGCACGAAGTCCCGTCGGGGGCGCGTGATCAGCATTCACCCGCGGGAAGCCGCGCTGCAGCACGCCAAAGCGCGCCAACGAGATCCGGCCTGGCAGCAGGACTACCGGACCTATCGGCCGGTGGTGGAACGCAAGATCAGCCACTTCACCCACCGCCCCTGGGGTGGCCGAAGAGCCCGCTGCCGCGGACACAAACGCATCCTGACCGACATCCTGGCCCGAGCCGGCGCCATCAACCTCGCCCGACTGGCCGCCCTGGGCCTACACCACGGAGCCGCGGGCTGGGCGATTGCCTGA